In Tenacibaculum sp. 190524A02b, the genomic stretch TTTATTTCCATAGTATGCCTTTTCTCCATTAGGATCAATAACCCATAAATCTAAATCTGTATCATTATGATTCCAATCTACTACCACACGTATATCTGGCGTTACTCTTTTAAAAAGGCCTTTCTGATATTTATTTAGTTTTAGTTTATCGGAATAGGTATTTACCAATCGTGTTAATTCTACAAAAGCTATAGCTTCAATTCCAAAAAAACGCTCATCTATGTCTTTGTGTAATAAATCTCCATTATAAATAGAAAATAATAAATTGAAACTTTTAGAATAGTCTCCTACAAATTCATATGCCAAAGCTAAATCTCTATATGACTGTGGTTCTTCAGGTCTTAATTCTAAAATTTTTTCGTAAACACTTACTGCCAAATTATATTTTTTTAACGCTTCTAGTTTGTATGCCAATGCTTTTAGTAACTCATAATTATCCAACTCTATTTCAACTAGATTAGTGAGCACCCTTACTCCAATTTCTTTTTCTCCTTTACCTATAAAAAAATCAGCTACATCGATAAAGAACATAGGACTGTTTGAAAAATTCTTTTTAATTCTTAAATACTTTTTATAAGCCTCTTTAATTGTTTTTTCATTGTTTAAAATAGTTAAGTAAGGCATGGTTGCATCCCAAGATTTTAACTCTATTACTTCTTCTATTTTTTCATTTAAATCTTCTATTTTATTTTTATTATTTTTTATTCCCTCTTTAGTTACCACTATTACCACCCCATTTTTAGCTTCCGCTCCAAAAAGTTTTATTCCATCTTGTGCTTTTAATACCTCAACCTCAAAAACTTCATTTGATTTTAAAACACTTAAAGGATTCTTATCTGTTCTTTCTCCATCTAAAATATACATGGGATTCGTTTCCATCTTCACAACACTAACATTGGCATTACTTGCAGTCTCTTCTTTAGTAAGTTTTTTACTATCAACTTTAACTCCAGAAGTTACACTACTTAAAGCGTACGAAACACTATGTCTTTTCACTGTTGATGCATAAGCAGTCACTACTACTTCTTGTAATACGCTTTCATCATTTTTTAATTCAATATCTAGGTTATTGGTAGTGTTTCCTACAAGTACTTCTTTTGTTTCCATTCCTACAAAACTAAAAACCAACTCACTTCCTTCAGCTACATTTATAGAAAAGTTCCCATCAAAATCTGTTTCAGTACCATTCATTGTTCCTTTTACAATTACAGCTACTCCTGGCAAAGGGCCATTTTCATCTTTTACCAGCCCATGTATTGTTTTTTTAGGCAAATCACTTTCATTTAACACTTCTACTTTTTCTACAAGCTGAGTTTCTTCTTCTTGTTTTATTATTTCTACTTCTTGATCTTTTATTTCCTCTTCTACATTTTCATTTTGCTCTAAAACTTGTGGTTGTATTTCTTCAATTGAATTCTCCACTGTAGTTTGTCTTCTATTCTCTTTTGCCTCTTTTATAACATAAGACGCATCATACCATTTTAAAATATCTTTGTAATTATCAATTAGTTCTTCTTTTCTGTCTTGGATATCTAAATCATTCTCTCTTTCCTTTTTTTCTTTTAAAAGTCTTTTATAAGCTTCTTTTAACTCTTCTGGTGGTGTGATTTCATACGTTACATAATCTTCAACCCTATCTAAAACTAACATCGATGTATAATCCGTAATTAGATGATACTGTTTAGCTAATTCAATAATCTCTTTTTTATTCTGTTGTTTTGATTTATTTAAATGTACTAATCTTTGTTTAGCCCATAGTCTTTTTACAATTGATGAATTAGATGTTTTTTTTATTAAAACTTCTTTTTCCTCTATTACTTTATCTTGATACCCTAGCAATAGTTTTATAGATGTTGGTCTTTTAAACCTTCCTGCAACTTCAATACCGTTATTAATAGTTACTTTTTCTTTAGGATAAATCTCAAAAGTTTTATTGTTTTCCTTAATACCCAATAACTGTAAACATTCTTTAGTCAATAATTCTGTAGCCTTATTAATTGGTAACTTATTCAGGTTTATATATGTTCCTCCAGAAGTTTCTGAAATTGTTTTTAAGTATTCATGATTTGCTGATAAAAGAGAATTTACTACATAAATAGTTTTTTTAGTTCCTTCAGTATTTTGTTGTCTTAAATTATGTAACCCATCAGAAAATAAGAGTATTTCTTTAGCATCAGTTTTTATATTTTTTAGCACCTCATTTAAATTTGTTCCTCCATCATACTCCTGCTTTTTAATCTTACTTTTTAACGCTATCCAGTTTCCATTTTTTATAAGGAAATTTTCTTTAGTATGAACTGTTGAACTAAACGTAATAAACTCAATTGTTACATTCTCTAAATATTTTAAATACGCTTCTAAAAGTGCTATCTCCTTTTCTAAGTTTTTAAGCCTCATAGAGCCAGAAACATCCCATAAAATAGTTATTTTTTTAGGCTTTTCCTTGCTTCTAAGCTTTCCTTTAAAAGGAATATACACATTAAAATAGTCTTTATACGTTGTTACTTTTTCTTTATTTTCTTTTCCAGAAATTACTAGCTTCAAAAGATCATCTATTCTTTTATTAGTGTTTTTTATTACTGCTATTTGTTTGGTTTCTTTTTCTGTAAAAATTATGTTTTCAAACTTTTTATTTGTCAGTTTCAATTTATTAGTTAGATTCCCTTCAATAGTGAGACAAAAATCGAATTTGTTTAACTTTTCACTAAATTTTATTGGGAAGTTATGTATTAAATCACCATTTAAATACGATAGTTTTTCTTCACAGGTTACTACAATTACTTTCTCTTTATTTGGTAAAATTGGATATACTCTAGCTTTATAATTATTCCCATTTGTTTTTTCTAATAATGCGGGATCTATTTTTTGTCTAATCGTATTTTCATAAGCTACTCTGGCTAGCTCTTTCTCTACAACAACCGCATCTCTAAGCTTTCCGTTTAAACTCATTGCAAAACCTGAAACAGCCTGTCCTTCCCCTAAAGGAAACTGTAATTCTCCCTCTAAAAGCCTATCACTATTATTAAAAAAAGTTAATTTGTATTCTGTAGTTAATGTATTACCTACTATTTTAGCTTTTATAGCCACCTTAGATAGTTTTACGAACTCACCTCCTTCTTTTATACTTAATTTTGGTATGTTTTGTGTAAATGTTTGTATACTTATCCACAAACAGTAAAAAGTAATAATTTTTTTCATTTTTAATAGTTTTTAGATTGCAGTAAATGTAGCGTGGCGGATTACTTAAAAAAATGAAGAATTAGGGAACTATACCTTTTAATTAGTTTACATAGCTTATTTAATAAGTAAAACTAGATTGGATATAATAAAAAAAACCGAAACGTAATGTTTCGGTTTTTGAGCGAGAGACCGGGTTCGAACCGGCGACATTCAGCTTGGAAGGCTGACGCTCTACCAACTGAGCTACTCTCGCGGGTAAAGACTTTTGCAAATGTTTATTTTTTATTAAAAATTGAGCGGGAGACCGGGTTCGAACCGGCGACATTCAGCTTGGAAGGCTGACGCTCTACCAACTGAGCTACTCCCGCGGGTAAAGACTTTTGCAAATGTTTGCTTTTTATTAAAAATTTGAGCGGGAGACCGGGTTCGAACCGGCGACATTCAGCTTGGAAGGCTGACGCTCTACCAACTGAGCTACTCCCGCGATAAAGCGGTTGCAAATATAATACAGTTTCTAGAATCTACAAGGGTTTTTTAATAAAATTTTTCGCCCTCACGCATAACCTTCACAAAATGAAAGCCATAAATTTCAAATCCTTCATTGTAATAAAATTTATGCGATTTTCTGTTGCCTGTATAAGTGTTTAGCTCCATTGCTTCACATCCTTTTGACTTTGTATATTCATAAATCCAGTTAAAAAACTGTTTCCCAATATTTTTTCCTCGATAGCTTTCGTCAATTATTACGTGATCTGGCTCTACACTTTTACCAACATAGTGCCTTGTGCTATACCAAAGCCCAGAAATACCTATTAATTTCTCCTCATCATATACACCAACACATTCATAGTTTGGGTAAGTAATCATCTCCTCT encodes the following:
- a CDS encoding GNAT family N-acetyltransferase encodes the protein MNMNLTYKPIPNKEIKQILPLLKVINTITPHDILEKRVEEMITYPNYECVGVYDEEKLIGISGLWYSTRHYVGKSVEPDHVIIDESYRGKNIGKQFFNWIYEYTKSKGCEAMELNTYTGNRKSHKFYYNEGFEIYGFHFVKVMREGEKFY
- a CDS encoding VIT domain-containing protein — protein: MKKIITFYCLWISIQTFTQNIPKLSIKEGGEFVKLSKVAIKAKIVGNTLTTEYKLTFFNNSDRLLEGELQFPLGEGQAVSGFAMSLNGKLRDAVVVEKELARVAYENTIRQKIDPALLEKTNGNNYKARVYPILPNKEKVIVVTCEEKLSYLNGDLIHNFPIKFSEKLNKFDFCLTIEGNLTNKLKLTNKKFENIIFTEKETKQIAVIKNTNKRIDDLLKLVISGKENKEKVTTYKDYFNVYIPFKGKLRSKEKPKKITILWDVSGSMRLKNLEKEIALLEAYLKYLENVTIEFITFSSTVHTKENFLIKNGNWIALKSKIKKQEYDGGTNLNEVLKNIKTDAKEILLFSDGLHNLRQQNTEGTKKTIYVVNSLLSANHEYLKTISETSGGTYINLNKLPINKATELLTKECLQLLGIKENNKTFEIYPKEKVTINNGIEVAGRFKRPTSIKLLLGYQDKVIEEKEVLIKKTSNSSIVKRLWAKQRLVHLNKSKQQNKKEIIELAKQYHLITDYTSMLVLDRVEDYVTYEITPPEELKEAYKRLLKEKKERENDLDIQDRKEELIDNYKDILKWYDASYVIKEAKENRRQTTVENSIEEIQPQVLEQNENVEEEIKDQEVEIIKQEEETQLVEKVEVLNESDLPKKTIHGLVKDENGPLPGVAVIVKGTMNGTETDFDGNFSINVAEGSELVFSFVGMETKEVLVGNTTNNLDIELKNDESVLQEVVVTAYASTVKRHSVSYALSSVTSGVKVDSKKLTKEETASNANVSVVKMETNPMYILDGERTDKNPLSVLKSNEVFEVEVLKAQDGIKLFGAEAKNGVVIVVTKEGIKNNKNKIEDLNEKIEEVIELKSWDATMPYLTILNNEKTIKEAYKKYLRIKKNFSNSPMFFIDVADFFIGKGEKEIGVRVLTNLVEIELDNYELLKALAYKLEALKKYNLAVSVYEKILELRPEEPQSYRDLALAYEFVGDYSKSFNLLFSIYNGDLLHKDIDERFFGIEAIAFVELTRLVNTYSDKLKLNKYQKGLFKRVTPDIRVVVDWNHNDTDLDLWVIDPNGEKAYYGNKNTKTGGRMSEDLTEGYGPESFMIKNAIKGTYQIKVDYYADTMQKISGPTILKVTTFENYGKKNEKRKVKLFKLDKEEDVLHIGNIVVN